A DNA window from Micromonospora sp. NBC_01739 contains the following coding sequences:
- a CDS encoding DUF4031 domain-containing protein, which yields MIYLDRPAWPARGRLWSHLISDLSLAELHVFAEALGAPRRGFDRDHYDIPAERFDMAVWLGAQVRPSRDLVRLLYAANLRRPKHLHRVPTQPVRRGVPAPSARSALGSGWPGPAVPTGRPAQGDGRG from the coding sequence GTGATCTACCTGGACCGGCCCGCCTGGCCGGCACGCGGTCGGCTCTGGTCCCACCTGATCAGCGACCTCTCCCTGGCCGAGCTGCACGTGTTCGCCGAGGCGCTGGGCGCACCCCGGCGCGGCTTCGACCGCGATCACTACGACATCCCCGCCGAGCGATTCGACATGGCGGTCTGGCTGGGGGCGCAGGTGCGGCCCAGTCGGGATCTGGTCCGCCTGCTGTACGCCGCGAACCTCCGCCGCCCCAAACACCTGCACCGGGTGCCCACCCAGCCGGTCAGGCGAGGCGTACCCGCTCCCTCAGCGCGGTCAGCTCTCGGGTCAGGTTGGCCCGGGCCTGCGGTTCCCACCGGGCGGCCGGCGCAGGGAGACGGAAGAGGGTAG
- the groL gene encoding chaperonin GroEL (60 kDa chaperone family; promotes refolding of misfolded polypeptides especially under stressful conditions; forms two stacked rings of heptamers to form a barrel-shaped 14mer; ends can be capped by GroES; misfolded proteins enter the barrel where they are refolded when GroES binds) codes for MAKMIAFDEEARRGLERGMNQLADAVKVTLGPKGRNVVLEKKWGAPTITNDGVSIAKEIELEDPYEKIGAELVKEVAKKTDDVAGDGTTTATVLAQALVREGLRNVAAGANPMALKRGIEAAVTSVSEELLKLAKDVETKEQIASTASISAGDNTVGEIIAEAMDKVGKEGVITVEESNTFGLELELTEGMRFDKGYISAYFMTDPERMEAVFDDPYILIANSKISSVKDLLPILEKVMQSGKPLLIIAEDLEGEALATLVVNKVRGTFKSVAVKAPGFGDRRKAMLTDIAILTGGQVISEEVGLKLDAAGLDMLGRARKVVVTKDETTIVDGAGDAEQIQGRVNQIRAEIDKSDSDYDREKLQERLAKLAGGVAVIKVGAATEVELKERKHRIEDAVRNAKAAVEEGIVPGGGVALVQAGKTAFDKLDLAGDEATGAQIVKIALDAPLRQIAVNAGLEGGVVVERVRNLDAGHGLNAATGEYVDLLAAGIIDPAKVTRSALQNAASIAALFLTTEAVVADKPEKTPAAPAAPGGGDMDF; via the coding sequence ATGGCCAAGATGATCGCGTTCGACGAAGAGGCGCGCCGCGGCCTCGAGCGGGGCATGAACCAGCTCGCCGACGCCGTGAAGGTGACCCTCGGCCCCAAGGGCCGCAACGTGGTGCTCGAGAAGAAGTGGGGTGCCCCCACCATCACCAACGATGGTGTGAGCATCGCCAAGGAGATCGAGCTCGAGGACCCGTACGAGAAGATCGGCGCTGAGCTGGTCAAGGAGGTCGCCAAGAAGACCGACGACGTGGCCGGTGACGGCACGACGACGGCGACCGTCCTGGCCCAGGCTCTCGTTCGCGAGGGTCTGCGCAACGTGGCCGCCGGTGCCAACCCGATGGCCCTGAAGCGGGGCATCGAGGCTGCGGTCACGAGCGTCTCGGAGGAGCTGCTCAAGCTCGCCAAGGACGTCGAGACCAAGGAGCAGATCGCCTCCACCGCCTCCATCTCCGCCGGTGACAACACCGTCGGTGAGATCATCGCCGAGGCGATGGACAAGGTCGGCAAGGAAGGCGTCATCACCGTCGAGGAGAGCAACACCTTCGGGCTGGAGCTGGAGCTCACCGAGGGTATGCGCTTCGACAAGGGCTACATCTCGGCCTACTTCATGACCGACCCGGAGCGTATGGAGGCCGTCTTCGACGACCCGTACATCCTGATCGCGAACAGCAAGATCTCCTCGGTCAAGGACCTGCTCCCGATCCTGGAGAAGGTCATGCAGTCGGGCAAGCCGCTGCTGATCATCGCCGAGGACCTGGAGGGCGAGGCCCTGGCCACCCTGGTGGTCAACAAGGTCCGGGGCACCTTCAAGTCGGTCGCCGTCAAGGCGCCGGGCTTCGGTGACCGCCGCAAGGCCATGCTGACCGACATCGCCATCCTCACCGGTGGCCAGGTCATCAGCGAGGAGGTCGGCCTCAAGCTGGACGCCGCCGGTCTCGACATGCTGGGCCGCGCCCGCAAGGTCGTGGTGACCAAGGACGAGACCACCATCGTCGACGGTGCCGGCGACGCCGAGCAGATCCAGGGCCGGGTGAACCAGATCCGGGCCGAGATCGACAAGAGCGACTCCGACTACGACCGGGAGAAGCTGCAGGAGCGGCTGGCCAAGCTGGCCGGCGGTGTTGCGGTGATCAAGGTCGGCGCGGCCACCGAGGTCGAGCTCAAGGAGCGCAAGCACCGCATCGAGGACGCGGTGCGCAACGCCAAGGCCGCCGTCGAGGAGGGCATCGTCCCGGGTGGTGGCGTCGCGCTGGTGCAGGCCGGCAAGACCGCCTTCGACAAGCTGGACCTGGCCGGCGACGAGGCGACCGGTGCGCAGATCGTCAAGATCGCGCTGGACGCCCCGCTGCGGCAGATCGCCGTCAACGCCGGCCTTGAGGGCGGCGTCGTGGTCGAGCGGGTTCGCAACCTCGACGCGGGTCACGGCCTCAACGCCGCGACCGGCGAGTACGTCGACCTGCTGGCCGCCGGCATCATCGACCCGGCCAAGGTGACCCGTTCGGCGCTGCAGAACGCCGCGTCGATCGCCGCGCTGTTCCTCACCACGGAGGCCGTGGTGGCGGACAAGCCGGAGAAGACCCCGGCCGCCCCGGCTGCCCCGGGTGGCGGGGACATGGACTTCTGA
- a CDS encoding HD domain-containing protein yields the protein MVELIERWRRATRGAGATDPAAIEATGAELLQRWREPHRHYHTVGHLTAVLDVVDRYASEGSRPDLVRLAAWGHDAVYDPRAAGDRNERDSAALAGVLLARTGLPEPEVAEVRRLIMRTAGHQVDPADPDGVLLCDADLAVLAAPAPEYDRYAAAIRREYAHVPREAYRIGRAQVLGNLLALPTLFRLPAPAARWEPQARANLTRELTALRERVRLA from the coding sequence GTGGTCGAGTTGATCGAACGGTGGCGGAGGGCCACCCGGGGCGCCGGGGCCACCGACCCGGCCGCGATCGAGGCGACCGGTGCCGAACTGCTGCAACGGTGGCGGGAGCCGCACCGGCACTACCACACGGTCGGCCACCTGACCGCCGTGCTCGATGTCGTCGACCGGTACGCCTCCGAGGGGTCGCGGCCGGACCTGGTCCGGCTGGCCGCCTGGGGTCATGACGCGGTGTACGACCCAAGGGCGGCCGGTGACCGCAACGAACGCGACAGCGCCGCACTGGCCGGGGTGCTGCTGGCCCGCACCGGACTGCCCGAACCCGAGGTGGCCGAGGTGCGCCGGCTGATCATGCGCACCGCCGGGCACCAGGTGGACCCGGCGGACCCCGACGGGGTGCTGCTCTGCGACGCCGACCTGGCCGTGTTGGCCGCACCCGCACCGGAGTACGACCGGTACGCGGCCGCCATCCGCCGGGAGTACGCCCACGTGCCCCGGGAGGCGTACCGGATCGGTCGGGCCCAGGTGCTCGGCAACCTGCTGGCCCTGCCTACCCTCTTCCGTCTCCCTGCGCCGGCCGCCCGGTGGGAACCGCAGGCCCGGGCCAACCTGACCCGAGAGCTGACCGCGCTGAGGGAGCGGGTACGCCTCGCCTGA
- a CDS encoding glycerol-3-phosphate dehydrogenase/oxidase, producing the protein MRDPHLPRSVAGQLSSSRRADDLRRLRSERFDVLIIGGGVTGAGAAVDAASRGLKVALVEARDFAAGTSSRSSKLIHGGLRYLEQLEFHLVHEALTERGLLATRLAPHLVRPVPFLVPLPATEGVRGLPARIIRRAYYGAGVAAYDAFAGLFGGGRGMPLHRHLSREGARRVFPSLRAEGLAGAIRYYDGQVDDARLVVTLARTAASMGATVVSSARAVGLIRQAREVTGVRVRDLEAPEGSPEAEFEVQARSVIAATGVWTDDMSRMLNDVGLRPGIRVRASKGVHLVVPRSAITGDTGLILRTATSVLFVIPWGGHWIIGTTDTDWRLDRSHPAASASDIDYLLRQVNTVLDRPLTTADIEGVYAGLRPLLSGEADSTSKLSREHAVIEPMLGLLLVAGGKYTTYRVMAADVVDRAVRRLGWQRPSRTADLPLLGADGYAAMWRDRADLARRHGLPVGVVEHLLERYGSLTLDLLALIDADPLLASPLTGAPEYLAAEVTYAARAEGALHLEDVLTRRTRISFETTHRGLESAEHAAELMGAVLGWDADRRAREVAHYRARVMAERQSQLMPDDATADAALLGAPDVRGYAADRGVDDAGLAR; encoded by the coding sequence ATGCGCGATCCACACCTGCCGCGATCCGTCGCGGGGCAACTCTCCTCCTCCCGCCGGGCTGATGACCTGCGTCGACTGCGGAGTGAACGCTTCGATGTGCTGATCATCGGCGGGGGTGTGACCGGGGCGGGGGCGGCCGTCGACGCCGCCTCGCGAGGGCTGAAGGTCGCCCTGGTGGAGGCGCGCGACTTCGCGGCCGGCACCTCCAGCCGGTCCAGCAAACTGATCCACGGTGGCCTGCGCTACCTGGAGCAGTTGGAGTTCCACCTGGTGCACGAGGCGCTGACCGAGCGGGGACTGCTGGCCACCCGGTTGGCGCCGCACCTGGTACGCCCGGTGCCCTTCCTGGTGCCGCTGCCCGCCACTGAAGGCGTACGCGGTCTGCCCGCCCGGATCATCCGACGGGCCTACTACGGCGCCGGGGTGGCCGCGTACGACGCCTTCGCGGGTCTGTTCGGTGGTGGCCGGGGGATGCCCCTGCACCGGCATCTGAGCCGGGAGGGGGCCCGCCGGGTCTTCCCCAGTCTGCGGGCCGAGGGGCTGGCCGGGGCGATCCGCTACTACGACGGGCAGGTGGACGACGCCCGGTTGGTGGTCACCCTGGCCCGTACGGCCGCCAGCATGGGCGCGACCGTGGTGAGCAGTGCCCGGGCGGTCGGGCTGATCCGGCAGGCCCGGGAGGTCACCGGGGTCCGGGTGCGTGACCTGGAGGCACCGGAGGGTTCCCCGGAGGCGGAGTTCGAGGTGCAGGCCCGGTCGGTGATCGCCGCCACCGGGGTGTGGACCGACGACATGTCCCGGATGCTCAACGACGTCGGGCTGCGGCCGGGCATCCGGGTACGGGCCTCCAAGGGGGTGCACCTGGTGGTGCCCCGCTCGGCGATCACCGGCGACACCGGGCTGATCCTGCGCACGGCGACCAGCGTGCTGTTCGTCATCCCCTGGGGTGGGCACTGGATCATCGGGACCACGGACACCGACTGGCGGCTGGACCGTTCCCACCCGGCGGCCTCCGCCAGCGACATCGACTACCTCCTGCGGCAGGTCAACACCGTGCTCGACCGGCCGCTGACCACGGCCGACATCGAGGGGGTCTACGCCGGGCTGCGTCCGCTGCTGAGCGGCGAGGCCGACTCCACCTCCAAGCTCTCCCGGGAGCACGCCGTGATCGAGCCGATGCTCGGCCTGCTGCTGGTCGCCGGGGGCAAGTACACGACGTACCGGGTGATGGCCGCCGACGTGGTCGACCGGGCGGTCCGCCGGCTCGGTTGGCAGCGGCCGTCGCGTACGGCCGATCTGCCGTTGCTCGGTGCCGACGGGTACGCGGCCATGTGGCGGGACCGGGCCGACCTGGCCCGCCGGCACGGGCTGCCGGTCGGGGTGGTGGAACACCTGCTGGAACGCTACGGCAGCCTGACCCTGGACCTGCTGGCCCTGATCGACGCCGATCCGCTGCTGGCCTCCCCGTTGACGGGGGCCCCGGAGTACCTCGCGGCCGAGGTGACCTACGCGGCCCGGGCCGAGGGTGCGCTGCACCTGGAGGACGTGCTGACCCGGCGTACCCGGATCTCCTTCGAGACCACCCACCGGGGGCTGGAGTCGGCCGAGCACGCGGCCGAGCTGATGGGCGCCGTGCTGGGGTGGGACGCCGACCGGCGGGCCCGGGAGGTGGCGCATTACCGGGCCCGGGTGATGGCGGAACGTCAGTCGCAGCTGATGCCGGACGACGCGACTGCCGACGCGGCCCTGCTGGGTGCCCCGGACGTGCGAGGCTACGCCGCCGACCGAGGTGTCGACGACGCCGGGCTGGCCCGCTGA
- a CDS encoding S8 family serine peptidase — MRADYSSGAPGSPWAVVAAVLVGCGTVAVTVLSQAGGWAIDQIMLIAALDRLALLWPLASLITALAIGTATLPLALVPRSAAIRATGRAWLAGALALGALGLLRAIPPVHHEAYLAALAITATLLTLAARWVSRRLGRTGQGSAPAQSAVPRRSVTTRLAVAAGLALLLPWVWIGALGGLLETLLAGLAAAAVGALAAALLDARFWGHFTGERSPRPMRLVLLGGLVAGVVLLLVGAGTGQSGAQLPLLVTLPPVGFALGALHALAQRAPETAGRTSTPWLVGLAVFGPLAFTDPEEISLLLVTSRDLPFWVAVAAGAGLVIALVLAVGYGLLLARPATRPPLPAVAGLTALAVLIAVVGVGAAAGQPGLHGERLFVVLREQADLTGLPAGTGKAGRDLRAEEVYRRLVATAERTQADLRRDLRRLRLDHTPYYLVNAVEVDGGPGVRAWLAGRPEVARVLVSQRLRPLPSPAQSASGQAPAPTGPPWNITMIGADRVWSELGTTGAGVTVGSSDSGVDGGHPALAGNFRGGEDSWFDPWNGTRTPTDRNGHGTHTTGSAVGQGGIGVAPGADWVGCVNLDRNLGNPAAYLDCLQFMLAPFPAGGDPFTAGRPARAPEILTNSWGCPPIEGCDPAALRPATDALEAAGILVVAAAGNSGPFCRSVQDPPAPYPDVLTIGAVDQQRRVAAFSSRGPTSTGAAKPDLMAPGAEVLSAMPGGGYARLDGTSMATPQVAGVVALMWSANPELVGDLDRTRQLLRATATEVQGGTDSGERTDACGGRQNVIGAGLVDAYAAVRAARS, encoded by the coding sequence ATGCGGGCGGACTACTCATCCGGCGCCCCGGGCAGCCCCTGGGCGGTCGTCGCCGCGGTCCTGGTCGGGTGCGGCACGGTCGCCGTCACCGTCCTGTCCCAGGCCGGCGGATGGGCCATCGACCAGATCATGCTGATCGCCGCCCTGGACCGGCTGGCGCTGCTCTGGCCCCTGGCCAGCCTGATCACCGCCCTGGCGATCGGTACGGCCACCCTGCCGCTGGCCCTGGTGCCCCGCTCGGCGGCGATCCGGGCAACCGGGCGGGCCTGGCTGGCCGGAGCCCTTGCCCTGGGGGCGCTCGGGCTGCTGCGCGCGATCCCCCCGGTGCACCACGAGGCGTACCTGGCCGCGCTGGCAATCACGGCCACCCTGCTGACCCTGGCGGCCAGGTGGGTGTCGCGGCGGCTGGGGCGTACCGGGCAGGGGAGCGCACCGGCGCAGTCGGCCGTGCCGCGGCGGTCCGTGACCACCCGGCTGGCGGTGGCCGCCGGGCTGGCCCTGCTGCTGCCCTGGGTCTGGATCGGTGCCCTCGGTGGCCTGCTGGAGACCCTCCTTGCCGGGTTGGCCGCAGCGGCGGTCGGGGCGCTGGCGGCGGCCCTGCTCGACGCCCGGTTCTGGGGCCACTTCACCGGCGAGCGGTCCCCCCGGCCGATGCGGCTGGTTCTGCTGGGCGGGCTGGTCGCCGGGGTGGTGCTGCTGCTGGTCGGGGCCGGTACCGGCCAGTCCGGCGCCCAGTTGCCGCTGCTGGTGACGCTGCCCCCGGTGGGCTTCGCGCTGGGGGCCCTGCACGCACTGGCCCAGCGGGCCCCCGAAACCGCAGGCCGTACCTCGACCCCCTGGCTGGTTGGACTGGCCGTGTTCGGTCCGCTGGCCTTCACCGACCCGGAGGAGATCAGTCTGCTGCTGGTCACCTCCCGGGACCTGCCCTTCTGGGTGGCGGTGGCCGCCGGTGCCGGGCTGGTCATCGCGCTGGTGCTGGCTGTCGGGTACGGCCTGCTGCTGGCCCGACCGGCGACCCGCCCGCCGCTCCCGGCGGTGGCCGGGCTGACCGCCCTGGCCGTGTTGATCGCGGTCGTCGGGGTCGGTGCCGCCGCCGGCCAACCCGGCCTGCACGGCGAGCGACTCTTCGTGGTGCTGCGCGAGCAGGCCGATCTCACCGGCCTGCCGGCCGGCACCGGCAAGGCGGGCCGTGACCTGCGTGCCGAGGAGGTCTACCGGCGCCTGGTGGCCACCGCCGAGCGCACCCAGGCCGACCTGCGCCGCGACCTGCGCCGACTGCGGCTGGACCACACCCCCTACTACCTGGTCAACGCGGTCGAGGTGGACGGCGGGCCGGGGGTACGGGCCTGGCTGGCCGGCCGACCCGAAGTGGCCAGGGTGCTGGTCAGCCAGCGGCTGCGGCCGTTGCCCTCCCCCGCGCAGTCCGCCTCCGGTCAGGCCCCCGCGCCCACCGGACCGCCCTGGAACATCACCATGATCGGCGCCGACCGGGTCTGGTCCGAGCTGGGGACCACCGGAGCCGGGGTGACGGTCGGCAGTTCCGACTCCGGGGTCGACGGGGGGCACCCGGCTCTCGCCGGGAACTTCCGGGGCGGGGAGGATTCCTGGTTCGATCCCTGGAACGGCACCCGTACCCCGACCGACCGCAATGGACACGGCACCCACACCACCGGCAGCGCGGTCGGCCAGGGCGGCATCGGGGTGGCCCCCGGGGCGGACTGGGTGGGTTGCGTCAACCTGGACCGCAACCTCGGCAATCCGGCCGCCTACCTGGACTGCCTCCAGTTCATGCTGGCCCCCTTCCCCGCCGGGGGTGACCCCTTCACAGCGGGTCGTCCGGCCCGGGCACCGGAGATCCTGACCAACTCGTGGGGTTGCCCGCCGATCGAGGGCTGCGACCCGGCGGCCCTACGGCCGGCCACGGACGCCCTGGAGGCGGCCGGGATCCTGGTCGTGGCGGCGGCCGGCAACAGTGGCCCGTTCTGCCGCTCGGTGCAGGACCCGCCCGCGCCGTACCCGGACGTGCTCACCATCGGTGCGGTGGACCAGCAGCGCCGGGTGGCCGCCTTCTCCTCCCGTGGCCCGACCTCCACCGGGGCCGCCAAGCCGGACCTGATGGCCCCCGGAGCGGAGGTGCTCTCCGCGATGCCCGGCGGCGGGTACGCCAGGCTGGACGGCACCTCCATGGCCACTCCCCAGGTGGCGGGGGTGGTCGCGCTGATGTGGTCGGCCAATCCGGAGCTGGTAGGGGATCTGGATCGGACCCGGCAACTGCTGCGGGCCACGGCCACCGAGGTGCAGGGCGGTACCGACTCGGGAGAGCGGACCGACGCCTGCGGTGGCAGGCAGAACGTGATCGGCGCCGGCCTGGTGGACGCCTACGCGGCCGTGCGGGCCGCCCGCAGCTGA
- a CDS encoding FAD-binding oxidoreductase yields the protein MATSPLLEDLRTALGPDAVLTDPDLLRGYERDEADLCVAGTPLVVTRPRSTEQVAAVVRAAGRYGVPVVPQGARTGLAGAANAVDGAVVLSTTAMNAILEIDPVSRIAVVQPGVINAALSAAVAEQGLWYPPDPGSWESSTIGGNVATNAGGMCCVKYGVTTEYVLGLEVVLASGEVLRTGRRTAKGVAGYDLTRLFVGSEGTLGVITEVTLALRPAPAASLTLVAVFGSTGAAGEAVARIAAQGLSPSLLELLDRTHLVAIEAYRPMGLRTDAEALLLAAADTGPRAAEDLAELAAVCTAAGAEQVYAATDATEAAALLQARRLAHPAMEKYAAEAYPGGDGGLIIDDLAVPRAALAALLDGVSRIAAECAVPIGVVGHAGDGNMHPNIVVDRADPASLERGRRAFDEIMRLGLDLGGTCTGEHGVGLLKRDWLAREIGPVGVRVHQAIKSALDPAGLLNPGKVL from the coding sequence ATGGCCACCTCCCCCCTCCTGGAAGACCTGCGTACCGCCCTGGGGCCGGACGCGGTGCTCACCGATCCGGACCTGCTGCGTGGGTACGAACGGGACGAGGCCGACCTGTGCGTCGCCGGCACCCCCCTGGTGGTCACCCGCCCCCGCAGCACCGAGCAGGTGGCCGCCGTGGTCCGGGCGGCCGGGCGGTACGGCGTACCGGTGGTGCCGCAGGGGGCGCGGACCGGGCTGGCCGGGGCGGCCAACGCGGTCGACGGCGCGGTCGTGCTCAGCACCACCGCGATGAACGCCATCCTGGAGATCGATCCGGTGAGCCGGATCGCGGTGGTCCAGCCCGGGGTGATCAACGCGGCCCTCAGCGCGGCCGTGGCCGAGCAGGGGTTGTGGTATCCGCCGGATCCGGGCTCCTGGGAGTCCTCCACCATCGGCGGCAATGTGGCCACCAACGCGGGCGGGATGTGCTGCGTCAAGTACGGCGTCACCACGGAGTACGTGCTCGGCCTGGAGGTGGTGCTGGCCTCCGGCGAGGTGCTGCGCACCGGGCGGCGTACCGCCAAGGGGGTCGCCGGGTACGACCTGACCCGGCTGTTCGTGGGCTCCGAGGGCACCCTGGGCGTGATCACCGAGGTGACCCTGGCTCTGCGGCCCGCCCCGGCGGCCTCGCTGACCCTGGTGGCCGTCTTCGGCTCGACCGGCGCGGCCGGTGAGGCGGTGGCCCGGATCGCCGCCCAGGGCCTCTCCCCCAGCCTGCTGGAACTGCTCGACCGCACCCACCTGGTGGCGATCGAGGCGTACCGGCCGATGGGGTTGCGCACCGACGCCGAGGCGCTGCTGCTGGCCGCCGCGGACACCGGCCCCCGGGCCGCCGAGGACCTGGCCGAACTGGCCGCGGTCTGCACGGCGGCCGGTGCCGAGCAGGTGTACGCGGCCACGGACGCGACCGAGGCCGCCGCCCTGTTGCAGGCCCGCCGGCTGGCCCATCCGGCGATGGAGAAGTACGCCGCCGAGGCCTACCCGGGCGGCGACGGCGGACTGATCATCGACGACCTGGCGGTGCCCCGGGCTGCCCTGGCCGCCCTCCTCGACGGGGTGTCCCGGATCGCGGCCGAGTGCGCGGTGCCGATCGGGGTCGTCGGCCACGCCGGGGACGGCAACATGCACCCCAACATCGTGGTGGACCGGGCCGACCCGGCCAGCCTGGAACGCGGCCGGCGGGCCTTCGACGAGATCATGCGCCTGGGCCTGGACCTCGGCGGCACCTGCACCGGGGAGCACGGGGTCGGCCTGCTCAAGCGGGACTGGCTGGCCCGGGAGATCGGGCCGGTGGGGGTACGGGTGCACCAGGCGATCAAGTCTGCCCTGGACCCGGCCGGTCTGCTCAACCCCGGCAAGGTGCTCTGA